From Juglans regia cultivar Chandler chromosome 9, Walnut 2.0, whole genome shotgun sequence:
TCTGCAATTTGCCTCAGCTGCAATATGCCTTGGTTGACACGTGCAAGAATTTATTTGGGACTCAAGAGAGTGTTTCCGTTCAGGTTACATAACTCTTAATTAGtgcttttaaattatattgtgttttgttctttttattcatAGGATTACTTTTAAATCAACTATAATGCTTAAGAAGTGAGCAGATTTTTTTGTAAgatttctcaactatatatataatatgcccTTTTTTTATCTGTTGTTAGCAGCCCCAAAACACTACCGAAGTGTTAGACTTTAGTGGAATCCAGATTGGCACGGCAGAGATGGAGACACAAGAAAGTGTAATGGTTTTTGTTCCACTTCGTCACTCTCTCTATTTGACTTTGTTACATGTGGATGAGTTTTtaactattatattatgttcataGATGCAACTTGGGGTGGTGGATGAAACCCAGCCGGATAGCTTGTCTGGGACACAACTGTGGCTATAAGTCAATGTACTTGGAGAAGTTGGTTGTatagatgttttattttagaatggATGGGAAGTTGTTAAAAACATGTTGATATATTGTCAGAtgtaaatatattctttttgggaCTATTGATGTTAAATACATGGATGGGAAGTTGTTAAAAACATGTTGATATTTTTAGctcttttttatattcttttacttGGAAGATGTTGCAAGGGAAGTTTGTGAAATTAGGGACTTGAATGAAGTTCAGAGTTTATGATACTGAGTGCaggaattttaaaaacatttaaggaTGGTCTCATTTTGCCATGCAATTTGCCATGATCATTCTATAAACAGATTTTAGTACTTTGCAAATCATATTATTTCCAATTCGATGATCAACTGATTTATTGCTAGTAAATGACTGACCTGTGGGCCTAATGAACAACAATGTTTTTTCCAGAATTTTACAATGGATGCAAGTGATCTTGTCTTTGTTTAAGGAAAACCATAGTTGCttataagttattattataagcaaCTATAGTTTTCACATGCTACCCTCAGCTTGATACATGCATTGATATTAGAGTACACATCAATACCGTATTgctctttaaattttgaagcaaaATAAGTAAACAAAACTTCTTCAAAGTCTGGCCCTCCCAAACTTATGTCAAAAGTATGTGATAATATCCTTACATGTCCAGCCTCAAATAATGCAATAGAGACCTGGGTGTCACAATGACCAATGTCAACAAATGCAACGTAAGTTGGTCCAGAGCTGGGGAAATCTGTTTTATAAATTCCAAAACTAAGTGCAGCAGCAGTACAGTCATGCATCAATCTCAAAGGCTTTAACCCAGCAATTGTCGGAGCATTCAAATATTCACATCTTTGCAAGTCCGTAAAGTATGATGGGATCCCGATTACACAATCTGAAATGGGCATTTCCAAACGTTTCTCTATTATCTCTTTCAAATGAGCAAAGAGCATTGCCATAATCTGCTCTGGCGTACAGGTATGGCTCTCACCCCGGTTTGTCAAGTGAATCAAAATGCCCCCATCCAGACCTTTAGAAGTTTCGAAAGGCAGCTCTTTTAGCTCGTTCTGCACAACCACATATGAGAATTTCCCACCAATTAGTCTTTTGACCTGAGATATTGTGGATTTTAGGTTCATCAATGCAGAAGCAGCACCAGCAGATCCCATAAACTGTTGCTTCTCCACAAAACATATCACAGCCGGGGTTTCACGTTTCGATTCATCATTCAACAAAACATCAATACCCCTTTGCTTCACCACGGCAATAACACAGTCCTCATTTCCAATATCAAATCCCACCACACTCATTTCAACTGATTTGGTTTCAGCGCATACCAAAAAAAGAAGTAACTTGATTAAGTCCGAATTCTCACTTTCCCCAACCAACTCAAGACTTTATACCTTGG
This genomic window contains:
- the LOC118349408 gene encoding heat shock 70 kDa protein 16-like — protein: MSVVGFDIGNEDCVIAVVKQRGIDVLLNDESKRETPAVICFVEKQQFMGSAGAASALMNLKSTISQVKRLIGGKFSYVVVQNELKELPFETSKGLDGGILIHLTNRGESHTCTPEQIMAMLFAHLKEIIEKRLEMPISDCVIGIPSYFTDLQRCEYLNAPTIAGLKPLRLMHDCTAAALSFGIYKTDFPSSGPTYVAFVDIGHCDTQVSIALFEAGHRIPSPSRRRHAQRRPSRSRAEETLSIPSSSCAEETIAIPSSLRAEETLAIQSSSCAEEIVVVSRSGDPRHPVVVVCRGDRRGRAQRRPSPSRRHRVQRIFGGDACVEEEIWER